A stretch of Thermoflexus sp. DNA encodes these proteins:
- the argH gene encoding argininosuccinate lyase, with protein MRLWGTREGPLLDPSFERLNASLPFDRRLYPQDIRGSIAWARALARAGLLTPEECDGIIAGLEAVQAELDAGDFVFQPTDEDIHTAIERRLTERIGPIAGKLHTGRSRNDQVVTDLRLFLMEVWPRLDQGLRELEEALAAQAEAHLDLIMPGYTHLQQAQPIRYAHWCLAHAWAFERDRARLRDAYPRLATLPLGSGALSGTPFPIDREALARELGFRSLSPNSLDAVSDRDFVAEFLFIAAMIGVHLSRLAEDLILFTSAEFGFVALDPAYTTGSSLMPQKRNPDALELARAKAGRLMGCLIGFLAVLKGLPSGYNKDLQEDKEPVFEAVDTLEILLAVLSGLVRTMRPRPERMREALEEAMLATELADYLVRKGVPFREAHRVISELVGESLRQGKPLSALPLELMRRYHPAFDADVYAALDVETAVERRAVPGGTARSAVEAQLQALRACLARSL; from the coding sequence TCGTTCGAGCGGTTGAATGCGTCGCTTCCCTTCGATCGCCGCCTGTATCCCCAGGATATCCGCGGCTCGATCGCTTGGGCCCGCGCCCTGGCCCGGGCGGGCCTGCTCACGCCCGAGGAGTGCGATGGGATCATCGCCGGCCTGGAGGCGGTGCAGGCCGAGCTGGATGCGGGCGATTTTGTTTTCCAGCCCACCGATGAGGATATCCACACCGCCATCGAACGCCGGCTGACCGAGCGCATCGGTCCGATCGCCGGCAAGCTCCACACGGGGCGCAGCCGCAATGACCAGGTGGTCACCGACCTGCGTCTGTTCCTGATGGAGGTCTGGCCCCGACTGGATCAGGGGCTGCGGGAGCTGGAGGAGGCCCTGGCGGCGCAGGCCGAAGCCCATCTGGACCTGATCATGCCGGGCTATACCCATCTTCAGCAGGCCCAGCCTATCCGGTACGCCCACTGGTGCCTGGCCCATGCGTGGGCTTTTGAGCGCGACCGGGCGCGACTGCGAGACGCCTATCCCCGTCTGGCGACTCTCCCTCTGGGCAGCGGCGCCCTCTCCGGGACGCCTTTCCCGATCGATCGGGAGGCCCTGGCCCGGGAGCTGGGCTTCCGGTCCCTTTCCCCGAACAGCCTGGATGCCGTTTCCGATCGGGATTTCGTCGCCGAGTTTCTTTTCATCGCCGCGATGATCGGCGTCCATCTCAGCCGGCTGGCGGAGGATCTCATTCTTTTCACCAGCGCGGAGTTCGGGTTCGTGGCGCTGGATCCGGCTTACACGACGGGATCCAGCCTGATGCCGCAGAAGCGCAATCCCGATGCCCTGGAGCTGGCCCGGGCGAAAGCAGGGCGTCTCATGGGCTGCCTGATCGGGTTCCTCGCGGTGCTGAAAGGCCTCCCTTCCGGTTACAACAAGGATCTGCAGGAAGATAAAGAGCCGGTCTTCGAGGCCGTGGACACGCTGGAGATCCTGCTTGCTGTGCTCTCCGGTCTGGTGCGGACCATGCGGCCGCGGCCGGAGCGGATGCGAGAAGCCCTAGAGGAAGCGATGCTGGCCACCGAGCTGGCGGATTATCTGGTGCGCAAAGGGGTTCCGTTCCGGGAAGCGCACCGGGTGATCAGCGAGCTGGTCGGGGAATCCCTCCGGCAGGGGAAGCCGCTTTCTGCCCTTCCCCTGGAGCTCATGCGCCGATATCATCCCGCTTTCGATGCGGATGTTTACGCCGCCCTGGATGTGGAAACTGCCGTGGAGCGTCGAGCCGTCCCCGGCGGCACCGCTCGCTCCGCTGTCGAGGCCCAGCTCCAGGCCCTGCGGGCCTGTCTGGCTCGCTCCTTGTGA
- a CDS encoding SOS response-associated peptidase — protein sequence MCGRYTIFTEPQRLMERFRAEWPDAPWQPRYNAAPTQLLPVLLNEDPRRVRMLRWGLIPHWAEDPAIGNRLINARAETLTQRPSFREAFRRRRCLVLADGFYEWQRTPGRRIPYWIGLRDREPFAFAGLWDRWESPEGEIIESFTIITTVANERVAPIHDRMPVILLPEHEAIWLDDAAGSRAWQEILRPYPADWMIAYPVSARVNSPRADDPTLIQPLSER from the coding sequence ATGTGCGGGCGCTACACGATCTTCACGGAGCCACAGCGGCTGATGGAACGGTTCCGGGCGGAATGGCCGGACGCACCGTGGCAGCCCCGGTATAATGCGGCCCCTACCCAGCTCCTTCCCGTGCTCCTCAACGAGGATCCCCGGCGGGTCCGCATGTTGCGGTGGGGGTTGATCCCCCACTGGGCGGAGGACCCGGCGATCGGGAACCGGCTGATCAACGCCCGGGCGGAGACCCTGACCCAACGCCCGAGCTTCCGCGAGGCTTTCCGCCGGCGGCGCTGCCTGGTGTTGGCCGATGGGTTTTACGAGTGGCAGCGCACACCCGGCAGGCGTATCCCTTACTGGATCGGGTTGCGGGATCGGGAGCCCTTCGCCTTCGCCGGGCTGTGGGATCGCTGGGAGAGCCCGGAGGGGGAGATCATCGAGAGCTTCACCATCATCACCACCGTCGCCAATGAGCGGGTCGCCCCCATCCACGACCGGATGCCGGTGATCCTGCTTCCGGAACATGAGGCGATCTGGCTGGATGATGCCGCTGGCTCCCGGGCCTGGCAGGAGATCCTGCGCCCGTATCCGGCCGATTGGATGATCGCCTACCCGGTTTCGGCTCGGGTGAACTCCCCGCGGGCGGACGATCCGACCCTGATCCAGCCTCTGTCCGAGCGTTAA